The Pieris brassicae chromosome 3, ilPieBrab1.1, whole genome shotgun sequence genome contains the following window.
GATaagagtttttttaaagttatgtatcagaaataaaatagtgtattggctttaaaagtattaaaataaattctcaaaaataattctcttCCAGATTAAACctacttttaagttttttcttGAGTTAAAACAGGTTATTTTAACAGGTGTCTGAGGTTAACAAATCTTTGAATTTCTTACAACAAGatcaattaaaatgaaatctcACCTTTAGCCGAAATTAGGAGTTGGGAATCAACCACTTTGTTTGGCCAGTATTCCTCAAAGTCTGTGCCAGGTGggaaataactttttatgtcCGTTAAACTAATCACTGAACATGTCTCACTTGCAAATAGTTCATTCCTAATACCTTGCACTTTACAACAGAACTTCAGGTAGGATAAATCCCAGCCTTTAAGCTGGTCAGCTTTTAACTTTAGATTGTCTGTTTCACCTTCAAAATAGAACAAAGGTACAAATTTCTGATTATCTCTAACTGTATATGGTACAACTGACTCCTTATTGATACGAATAAAACCACATTTGTCCTTATTATTTGTTGTTCCAcgtaacaatttattatagcATACATCTAGGAAATTATAGAACTCATAAGCGTCTGATAGTCTCACCACCAAATCCTTCTGTGTGAAGGGATCCCGCCCAAACTGACCATCACAATGCCTATTGTTGatctcatttaataataaagcctcTACATCTGTGATGTAATAGCTTCGAATACAGGTACAAGAGTAAATGTCTGCATGTAAATAATTCAGGTACTTGTTCAATAGCTTAATTTCAACCATTCGCACTGCTACGTACTTCTCTCCAGATCGAAATATGTACGGTATGTGACATTTACCAAGCATGTCCCAACCAAAGTGGCCTTTCCAACTGGCTTCATCTGGAGCTGGTGTCTTTTTGTCGTCGCTAACTGGACGCGTGTCAGTGGCAGATGGAGTACCTGGTTTTTGATTTCTTGTTAGAAAGTTAAGAATACCCATTTGACCTCCGACTGCTTGAGTCGGTCCTCCTAGACGTGCACCAGGCGGAGGCCGCGCTGCCGCGACTGATGCCGCCAAAGCTTTTGCCTTGTTGGCCTCCACCATCTTTGCAGCCAGTTCTCTGATCTCCGCTTCATCTGGCCGTTCAGTTTTTATCTTTACCACTGGTGCTGTTTCTGACATTTTTGCAAACTAGTAAGgtatcacaaaaacaaaattgtttgaaaGGTTACCATAGAACTAGGCTACATCCTGACTCCACCAACCCAGTTAATTACAGATGTCTAATCCATTTAAAAACTTCGAACACAAGTCACACACAACTCAatgtaagtattatatttacgtTTCACTGACACTTTTATCacattatatgtttaaagatCTGTTTATTACAGGGCGGTATAGTTTATTtagtacaaaattttaaatctccTGCGAGTCCAATACTGACTTCAAAACAACTGATTTGAAAACATAAACTTCCGTTTGAcactttaaagtttataaaaaatcttttctcACGTAAACATTTCACGCTATATTATTTGTAGGAGAAAGAGTTCTGTATTTTCActcaaaaaaactaattttacttCCACGCTGCAAACGGGGGAACATGAAACCCAAATTTTGTGTTCACGAGGGAAATGCCCAATACCGTTGTATAGTCTCGTGGGGAGTATGCATCAAATTTTTCACCTTTGGTGAGTCAGCATCGTCAAAATGGCTGCCGACAAGGCTTTGTTGGCCAATCGAGGCATGCTATTGCATAAACATACCTACAAAAATTATCTGTGACGTCAACGTACTCCCCACGAGACTAGTTCTCAAGGACTTTGAATTTTTACTTTTCTGATAAAAATAGAACTTTGAACTTAATGTGCCACACTACAAACTAGATACATTCTCAGGAACTTCAGAAATATCCATCGTTATTAGACGAACATAATACAGTAGTATAATTCTAttagaaataagaaatattttattatatagtacaAAGTAGTTATGGATAGTCTCACAACAAGGTTTCAGCATCACGTAGGAGACATTGTAACCAGGTCATTCTTATGTTCAACTTTATTTCAAACGCGATAGGGTGGAGCTGTTCAAAACGTAAGTAGAATCTCCGCCTTATTGACGTGTATAGCGAGACTAGCCGACGCGCGCATTCCTCGAAACAATAATCCCCTGCATGAGTGAGCGAGAGGGAACCACGTAAAAAGTAGATGTCAAATCTTTAGGTATTTTACTATGGACTTTTATAGAACGTAGGTTGGTACATAATGCAATTATGAACTTACGTAAGAATTTCTAACCTACTTTATAGAAAAGTACGTACTATGATAACGGTTAGATTAAAAAACTTccttttgaattaattaataaaacggattaattaatcaattaatcCGTTTCCAAAAGTTTGCACATATTGGTAATTTTTTGAAACACAATCACTATAAGTAAATGTAGTAtcgatgtatatatattttaacttacttataaaaatcgGCGgcttatgttatattttaccgGCTTGATGGcttctcttccaggcaacagGTAAGAAAAAATGATAGGAATAGGATAGAAATTGAAACCCTAGTAGAAGATAGTagatacaaaacaaataactcGCTAATGGTTACGCAAAAAGCGATAGATACAATTTAAACGAAAAGGAAAAACCTATCCAAGAGAAAAAACCTATCCAATCCTTTTCGAACATTACCGAAAAGCTCACCAAGGAAATCGAATAAagggaattttaaatttgaggCACTAAAAAGAGAAGGGAACGGAACATGGGGAGGAATTAAATCAGACCAGAGACCTGAACTACGTGCGCGGGCGCAATGGAACTTTCAATAGCTATAACGATCCCAAATTTGCGACATCATACGgatagtaaaataaacaaataattaaaattattgaaaaaaaagcaaggaaatgctgccagcataaAGTTACACTGCCAcaaggaccaaacttttaaatttatattaattttttattaatttgttattagttttataataatacaaaaatcagGTTCTTTTAAACCTAATGCCTGCGACAAAGTCCTAGAGATTTTTTTGTGAGTTAATTATGCTCTAAAacgaatagaaaataattttttggccttaactttgtttttatgacaataaaagtaataatattatttttttatctaattattttaatacattcaaTAATACGGTGCTGTGAATGGGATTTTTACGTTCACTAATGCCGCTAGATGGCATTCGAGCGATAAACAACGATgacaaacatattaaattgaatcttcaataaaaaatgaaaaccacagataaaaaaatatatattttcgttcTTCTAATTATCAAAGCAAACTTTTTCAtgacatattttttgtctAATTAACGTAAACTatggaaattttaattttgtgcaCGCAACAAAAAAGTCAAATTTTGAATTGACTCATGTtatctttgtaattttttaaataaaacgtcttattagatatatatacatatttcgtTTAGGTTTTTAAGCGAGTAACGACACCGACGAAAATAGGTAGTTGTCAATacgatttgttattttttaattctatatgtTATCATATCAAGCATATTGTTTGTGTGCATGTTCCTAACGGTAGACCTATATGGATGATTGAGGTGTAAAATGAATTGCATGGAATAGAACTTTAAAAAGGTAGTCTACTAGGATCTTCATACCCCgtacataaataaagtattatccTAAAAAGTTtcctttaaaatatgattctaaacaaaattaatgatgAAAGACACCAATTATAGTCCGGGAAGTTGCATTTTAGCTAGTGTTTTTACGCCTATCGATTGCCATAATTTTCAATAGATCTCGGCAACATAACAAGTGAACCAAGTCAGCTGGCACACCTGCCGTGGGGTTGGATTTAGAAGTATGCTGAACTGATGAAAAGTAAAGTATGCtggttgaattttttttaaagcttagaatcatgttaattattactagTATTAACATCATTCTAAGTTTCCCaaaaatatacgtaaaataaattcatagtACGTCGTTTGAAACTTGACCACGTGGTTGTTTAAAGTACGAAATATGTAATCAGCTGCGTGTGTTGGGAAGATCGTCGCTGATGCTGTACTAGACTATTCGAAtggtattttatgtttttgtggtGTTTAATTTCATGAGTATATTTACGAAATgcataatacaaaacaatatatatacatatattgttcTCTAGTATATAACGGTATAAAACGAACTACTCGTAATATataggtaaaaatattaaaaataaaattataattttgccGATCTATGTGGTGTGATGGTGTGGTGTGCTAAAGCGTTCTCTTCGTGTTGTTCAATCGTCAGATCGATCGAATGTACAcgataattatcaaaatttgaTTTCCAAAAATAATGTGTCTATAAGGTAAAAGCGTTCTAGCAATACATACACAGCCGACTGTTTTGTTCCAGCTCAGTATGATGCTAACAATTTATGAAAAGATAAATTAGCTACTGTACTATtgccattttttttactagttTTCTATCTCCCACAACCACACCTACCGCTTCTTGGCCAGCTGAGGGTCGGTTCGCTTATTAGTCATTAAGATCAACTATCGATGTTAATACTATCGACTATAAACTGTCCAAGGGGCTTAGTCAAAATGCCCTAACAGTAATGTAAAAAGTCAGCAAAATAACAGTTCGTGCCGACAAATTTTCAtactaatttagttttcgaatttctacataaactactgttaaggcatctCGAGTAAGAGCCCAGTTTAAGTTTTCATAAACTCAAACATACTAtttcattcattaaattttgacGTAACAACGTGTAATAAATCGATGAACGCCGGTTGCACGCACGGTAAAACATGACTAAAGCATGACTCTTGTCCTGTTACTCTCATTGTACGCTTGCGCGTCTGACTCTCTTCCACTCGATTGGCCTATGCATCCGAGGAGAAGTAAGACAGCGGCAGCACACAACTACATCTACACGGGAACTGTTCCGTTGTCTTTTTATAAAGTGAAGTGAAAAGTTAAAGTTTAGTAAGAAGTCattgtttaacaataattgaGGCAAGAAAGGTTAATTATCttgcattttaaaaatctgatctgaaaatataattttaaatatttattcttttattattaaataaaaataacatcagTTGGCGAGTGCAGTAATAATAGGTAACCAGTGACAAAATAATATGGTGATTCATATAATTGATGATTTGATGAtgataaaaagtttatcttaaaataattttgcattgtaatgtaataaatattaaattttaaccttacacataaaaatttgctcaaacaatatattatgtattaaatagaTTAAGGCGGGCTTTTCAaaaatagcattttttttaaattatttcgtcATTTCGAATTAACTATTTATGAACATTAATTTAAGTACAGTTTACTTCTATGAAAACTtgttcataattatatttaaacaaattattcaaatcAGACTTTCAagaactgtaaataaatatgaaaaaatgtatattaatgatttttatcagAATACCGATTAagcaaacattatttttacaaatatttacaaattataatattaagttgaACTGCCTAACTGACGTGCAAGCAATATACTATGTTATGGAGCTAATTGAACattcaaacaattattttgtaaacaagTAATTTTTCGAAAGTTGTATAGTTTGTAtagtttttttcattttgCTAAACgccagttttaaaaataaatcacgaGTTTTTCAATTTAGATTAACTTCTAAATCTTAATCGTAAGAagtatattatctttattaaaataatttaaaaatactaaatcttaaaaataaattaactacaCTTTCTTTGCAGAACCGCCTTCAGTTACCCAATGGCTGATTAAGCTGATTAGCCTATGGATCTCACGGATCTGCCACTACCTCTGAGGATTAATGCACCCGTTGAGACGCAAGATGCTGCCGCATCAACGTCTGCAACGCTACTCGCTGGGCCACCAACAATCGCTTCTGCAAAATGAATTGCACAGAAACAACGTGAGTCCAGACAACGCATGGCAGCATCCAGAACTCCTGAACATTCGATAGCTACGAATATATCAGATACCGAAAGATAACGAAACTATAGGCTACGCAAAGCTGCAAACATGGCTCTTGCCAGTGGTTCATTAGAATCGACTACTGCATCCTCTTCTCGTTCAGGTGGAAGATCAAACGATGCACAACCAGGTACTTCTTCAGATCAAATAAAACTACCTGATGAGCCGATGGATATCACGGATCTACCAATACCTTCGAGGAGTACTGCACCCGTTGAGACGCGACATATTGCCGCATCAATGTCTGCAACGTCATTCACTGAGCAACCAAAAATCGCTACACCAAAATCAAAAGCTCAGAGGCAACGTGAGTACAGACGGCGCATGGCAGCATCTAGAACTCCTGCACAGTTGAAAGCTACGAGAATATCAGATACCGCAACCGCAACCAATAAGAAAACGCAACTACAGGCTACGTAAAGCTGCTAACTTGGCTCTTACCAGTGGTTCATTAGCATCGACTACTGCGTCCTCTTTTCGTTTAGCAGGAAGATCAAACGATGTACAGCATAGTACAC
Protein-coding sequences here:
- the LOC123706914 gene encoding uncharacterized protein LOC123706914 isoform X2, whose amino-acid sequence is MSETAPVVKIKTERPDEAEIRELAAKMVEANKAKALAASVAAARPPPGARLGGPTQAVGGQMGILNFLTRNQKPGTPSATDTRPVSDDKKTPAPDEASWKGHFGWDMLGKCHIPYIFRSGEKYVAVRMVEIKLLNKYLNYLHADIYSCTCIRSYYITDVEALLLNEINNRHCDGQFGRDPFTQKDLVVRLSDAYEFYNFLDVCYNKLLRGTTNNKDKCGFIRINKESVVPYTVRDNQKFVPLFYFEGETDNLKLKADQLKGWDLSYLKFCCKVQGIRNELFASETCSVISLTDIKSYFPPGTDFEEYWPNKVVDSQLLISAKGSVSGGQWTRAPPAPPPGVVGSVSAGVGMNNVAAPSRGRRPAQRHTQANAAMQMPHAGLSAAAVQALANGWTNLPASLTQAQTQQVLRLAQFPNSAITMAMGQQPPPLVRSTANSNNMNVSAQASGSMNGHSTSHSGDTRKRLTAIPDINISGNHTPYKVQKALVENMMVPCINAKPYQYTELLMTLPDLAGNFFPRVSLTTCRAMLDALGLSLYRPNSTQLQVLRNSGKCKSAAAGENGMALVQIRDVMQHMPQFKYMLRSGLAADEPPHQPPRPAHAPPPSHAKRARAN